The following proteins are encoded in a genomic region of Stutzerimonas stutzeri:
- a CDS encoding cupin domain-containing protein, with the protein MANPPITVLRDTQPMPVVDACKWERIEGEPHTVNLNAYTSDDGSKIMGTWICTPGKWRVEYVKWEYCHFQEGYCIITPDGMEPIHLKAGDIFVVEPGMKGTWEVVETVRKYFVFA; encoded by the coding sequence ATGGCCAACCCACCGATCACCGTATTGCGCGATACCCAGCCCATGCCTGTCGTCGATGCCTGCAAATGGGAGCGAATCGAAGGAGAGCCGCACACCGTCAACCTCAATGCCTACACCTCGGATGACGGCAGCAAGATCATGGGGACCTGGATCTGCACGCCCGGCAAATGGCGCGTCGAGTACGTCAAATGGGAGTACTGCCATTTTCAGGAAGGCTACTGCATCATCACGCCGGACGGCATGGAGCCCATCCACCTCAAGGCCGGCGATATCTTCGTGGTCGAGCCTGGCATGAAGGGCACCTGGGAAGTCGTCGAGACCGTCCGCAAGTACTTCGTCTTCGCCTGA
- a CDS encoding NAD(P)/FAD-dependent oxidoreductase, with translation MFYDVIIIGGSYAGLSAGLPLARARRRVLVIDAGLRRNRFAATSHGFLTQDGASPDDIAAEGRAQLMDYETVDWLYAEALRAERDGEGFCVTDGRGNQHRARLLILANGVVDELPALPGLAERWGKQVFHCPYCHGYELNQGRIGVLATSALSMHQALMLPDWGRTTLLLNDVFEPSAEELAQLDARGVALERTQVLRLKEGEPMNVELADGRQLSFDGLFLAPRMRVSALVGQLGCAMEEGPLGPFIKTDFTKATSVPGVFACGDAARAAGSVPLAVGDGAMAGAGAHRALMFGL, from the coding sequence ATGTTCTACGACGTGATCATTATCGGTGGGAGCTATGCGGGATTATCGGCAGGGCTACCCTTGGCACGGGCCCGCCGGCGGGTGCTGGTGATCGATGCGGGCCTGCGGCGCAACCGTTTCGCTGCGACATCCCATGGTTTTCTGACCCAGGATGGCGCCTCCCCGGATGACATTGCCGCCGAAGGCCGTGCCCAACTGATGGACTATGAAACCGTCGACTGGCTGTATGCCGAGGCACTGCGGGCCGAGCGCGACGGCGAGGGCTTCTGCGTCACCGATGGCCGCGGGAATCAGCATCGAGCACGCCTGTTGATTCTGGCCAACGGCGTCGTCGATGAGCTCCCCGCGCTTCCGGGGCTGGCCGAGCGGTGGGGCAAACAGGTTTTCCATTGTCCGTATTGCCACGGCTACGAACTCAACCAGGGGCGGATCGGCGTACTGGCGACCTCTGCGCTGTCGATGCATCAGGCGCTGATGCTGCCGGATTGGGGCCGCACGACGTTGCTGCTCAACGATGTGTTCGAGCCCTCCGCTGAGGAACTGGCCCAGCTCGACGCGCGAGGTGTTGCGCTGGAGCGCACCCAGGTCCTCCGCCTGAAAGAGGGGGAACCGATGAACGTGGAGTTGGCCGATGGCCGCCAGTTGTCATTCGATGGCCTCTTCCTCGCGCCGCGTATGCGCGTCTCGGCACTGGTCGGGCAACTGGGTTGTGCCATGGAAGAGGGCCCGCTCGGTCCTTTCATCAAGACCGACTTCACCAAGGCCACGTCAGTCCCTGGTGTATTTGCCTGCGGCGACGCGGCACGAGCAGCGGGGTCGGTGCCCTTGGCGGTAGGCGATGGCGCTATGGCGGGTGCCGGTGCGCATCGGGCGCTGATGTTCGGGCTCTGA
- a CDS encoding Rrf2 family transcriptional regulator, producing MRTDSRLSRMLHVLLHMARDERPVTSEQIAQMLGTNAAVVRRTMTGLRQAGYVRADKGYNGGWSLSVDLQQVTLLDIYHAVGGPRIFAIGADRDNPDCLVERVVNSALEDALQQAETLLLQRLGSLTLANLSNEFNTLYSTCQAMPATHKPH from the coding sequence ATGAGAACCGATAGCCGCCTTTCCCGCATGCTTCACGTCCTGCTGCACATGGCGCGTGACGAGCGCCCGGTCACCTCCGAGCAGATCGCGCAGATGCTCGGGACCAACGCGGCGGTCGTCCGGCGCACCATGACGGGCCTGAGGCAAGCCGGCTATGTGCGCGCCGATAAGGGCTACAACGGTGGCTGGAGCCTTTCGGTCGATCTGCAGCAGGTCACGCTGCTGGACATCTATCATGCCGTCGGCGGTCCGCGCATCTTTGCCATCGGCGCGGACCGCGACAACCCTGATTGCCTGGTCGAGCGGGTGGTCAACTCGGCGCTCGAAGACGCCTTGCAACAGGCTGAAACCCTGCTGCTGCAACGGCTGGGTTCGCTGACCCTGGCCAACCTGTCGAACGAATTCAACACGCTGTACAGCACCTGCCAGGCGATGCCCGCCACGCATAAGCCCCACTGA
- a CDS encoding DJ-1/PfpI family protein encodes MHIAILTFDGFNELDSLIALGILNRVRQPGWRVSLASPSETVTSMNGVRLHRQAALDEIESFDAVLVGSGIKTREIAEDTAVMQVLARLDTERQLIGAQCSGTLILAKLGLLNGVPGCTDLTTKPWIQEAGIEVLEQPFFARGNLATAGGCLASVYLAAWTLARLVGPDAAAEALHYVAPVGEKSDYVERALSNIQPYLP; translated from the coding sequence ATGCATATCGCCATTCTGACCTTCGACGGCTTCAACGAACTGGATTCGCTCATTGCCCTGGGCATTCTGAATCGTGTCAGGCAGCCGGGATGGCGCGTCTCCCTGGCGTCACCGAGTGAAACGGTGACGTCGATGAATGGGGTGCGGCTGCATCGCCAAGCTGCTCTGGATGAGATCGAGTCATTCGATGCGGTGCTGGTCGGCAGTGGCATCAAGACCCGCGAGATTGCCGAGGATACGGCCGTGATGCAGGTGCTGGCCCGGCTCGATACCGAGCGGCAGCTGATTGGTGCCCAGTGCTCCGGCACATTGATCCTGGCGAAGCTGGGTTTACTCAACGGCGTGCCCGGCTGCACCGACCTCACCACCAAGCCTTGGATACAGGAAGCCGGCATCGAGGTGCTCGAGCAACCCTTCTTCGCCCGCGGCAATCTGGCGACAGCCGGTGGCTGCCTGGCTTCCGTCTACCTCGCGGCATGGACTCTGGCGCGACTGGTAGGGCCCGATGCTGCAGCCGAGGCGTTGCATTACGTCGCACCCGTAGGGGAAAAGTCGGATTACGTAGAGCGGGCGTTGAGTAACATCCAACCTTATCTGCCATAG